The following are from one region of the Hyphomicrobium album genome:
- a CDS encoding class I SAM-dependent methyltransferase, with translation MLNAEQLRDAPLNAQVEFWNRWNAEGREAAIAQVSVDQRDVIVGWLEGMGRRDLKILEVGCGAGWLCGSLTRYGSLTATDLSNEVLQRAAKRLPDVKFIAGDFMSLDFESSGYDVVVSLEVLSHVADQPAFIRKMSSLLRPGGFLMLATQNRPQLERNDIPNPKPGQIRLWVDRHELAGLIGAELEIRSLFSLTPQCNRGVLRVINSSKLHSAMATVGLGQIGRAVKRLQENTWLGWTLMCLAQKPQAAPAE, from the coding sequence ATGCTGAATGCCGAGCAACTACGCGATGCTCCCCTGAATGCGCAGGTCGAATTTTGGAATCGGTGGAATGCCGAGGGGCGTGAAGCGGCGATCGCTCAGGTATCCGTCGATCAGCGAGACGTGATCGTCGGCTGGCTCGAGGGAATGGGCCGACGCGATCTTAAGATTCTCGAGGTCGGATGCGGGGCAGGATGGCTTTGCGGCAGCTTGACGAGATACGGCTCGCTGACCGCTACCGACCTGTCGAACGAGGTCCTGCAGCGCGCAGCTAAGCGTTTGCCGGACGTGAAGTTCATAGCGGGCGATTTCATGTCGCTCGACTTCGAGAGCTCAGGCTACGACGTGGTTGTGTCTTTAGAAGTGCTGTCGCACGTCGCTGACCAGCCCGCCTTCATCCGGAAGATGAGCTCTCTGCTACGGCCTGGTGGGTTCTTGATGCTCGCAACGCAGAACCGCCCGCAGCTTGAGCGCAACGACATCCCGAACCCGAAACCTGGACAGATCAGACTATGGGTGGACAGACACGAGCTGGCAGGTCTTATCGGCGCTGAGCTCGAAATCCGGTCCCTCTTCTCCCTCACGCCCCAGTGCAACAGGGGCGTTCTACGGGTCATCAACTCAAGCAAGCTGCACAGTGCGATGGCGACGGTCGGTCTGGGTCAAATTGGCCGAGCGGTCAAGCGATTGCAGGAAAACACGTGGCTCGGTTGGACACTGATGTGTTTGGCGCAGAAGCCGCAAGCGGCCCCAGCTGAGTAG
- a CDS encoding NAD-dependent epimerase/dehydratase family protein, whose translation MKVLLTGHRGYIGSVMAPMLLEAGHSVVGCDSDLYRRCTFDAGGEMADVPSLIKDVRDLEKGDLKGVDAVIHLAALSNDPLGNLNADLTHSINHRASVRLAKLAKQAGVARFLLASSCSNYGQAGDELVTEEAELNPVTAYGESKVQAERGIAPLADDNFCPVYLRPATAYGLSPRIRFDIVLNNLVAWAVTTGRIYLKSDGSPWRPIVHIEDISRAFIAALAAPRDKVFNEAFNVGSTDQNYRIRDIAGIVADVVPGCRLDFAENAGPDTRCYRVSFEKIQRALPAFKPHWNARMGAEQLYEAYRRSGVTLEEFEGPRYQRIGHIRKLMADGVIDESLRHIGRAAA comes from the coding sequence GTGAAGGTCTTACTCACGGGACATCGTGGTTACATCGGCAGCGTCATGGCGCCGATGCTCCTCGAGGCGGGGCACAGCGTCGTAGGCTGTGACAGCGATCTATACCGCCGCTGCACCTTCGATGCGGGCGGAGAGATGGCCGATGTTCCGAGCCTCATCAAGGATGTCCGCGATCTGGAGAAAGGTGACCTAAAGGGCGTCGATGCGGTCATCCATCTCGCTGCCCTTTCCAATGACCCGCTCGGCAACCTGAACGCCGATCTGACTCACAGCATCAACCACCGCGCCAGCGTCCGCTTGGCTAAGCTTGCCAAGCAGGCGGGCGTCGCGCGCTTCCTGCTCGCTTCCTCGTGCAGCAACTACGGACAAGCCGGCGACGAACTCGTCACCGAGGAGGCGGAGCTCAACCCGGTCACCGCATATGGCGAATCGAAGGTGCAAGCCGAGCGGGGCATTGCACCACTGGCGGATGACAATTTCTGCCCGGTCTATCTGCGGCCGGCGACTGCATATGGCCTGTCGCCGCGCATCCGTTTCGACATTGTTCTCAACAACCTCGTCGCCTGGGCCGTTACGACAGGGCGGATCTACCTCAAGTCGGATGGCTCGCCGTGGCGCCCCATCGTCCACATCGAGGACATCTCACGCGCCTTCATCGCTGCGCTCGCCGCACCGCGAGACAAGGTGTTCAACGAGGCTTTCAACGTGGGCAGCACCGACCAGAATTATCGCATCCGTGACATTGCAGGCATCGTTGCCGACGTCGTCCCGGGTTGCCGGTTGGACTTCGCCGAGAATGCCGGACCGGATACGCGCTGTTATCGCGTCAGCTTCGAGAAGATCCAGCGGGCGCTTCCGGCGTTCAAGCCGCACTGGAATGCGCGAATGGGCGCCGAACAGCTCTACGAGGCGTATCGGCGTTCCGGCGTCACACTCGAAGAGTTCGAAGGGCCGCGCTATCAGCGCATCGGCCACATAAGGAAGCTGATGGCGGACGGCGTCATAGATGAATCGTTGAGGCACATTGGACGTGCTGCGGCCTGA
- a CDS encoding DUF4910 domain-containing protein — protein MYALVEALYPICRSITGSGVRQSLALIGKHIPIKVTEVRSGTKVFDWVVPREWNITDAYIANASGERVHEFRDSNLHVLNYSIPVRKVLPLETLRSHIYTLPDQPDLVPYRTSYYEERWGFCMSQHALDALPPGDYTAVVESTLENGSLTYGECVLPGESDDEVLLSAHICHPSLANDNCSGLALLTLLAEELAQRRRRYTYRFLFAPGTIGAITWLALNEERVGRIKHGLVVSCVGDGGGPTYKKSRRGDALIDRAMMHVLKQNAAAPVVRDFSPYGYDERQYCSPGFNLPVGLFQRSEHGTFPEYHTSADGLGLVAPEHLEHSYQLVRTAIDILERDRLMINAQPKCEPALGARGLYATVGGDKNAAQSNMAMLWVLNFSDGEHSLLDIAERADLPFATIWQAAERLRGAALLREREPSRG, from the coding sequence ATGTATGCGCTCGTCGAAGCCTTGTATCCAATATGCCGAAGCATCACCGGCAGTGGCGTGCGCCAGTCGCTGGCCCTTATCGGCAAGCACATCCCGATTAAGGTCACCGAAGTGCGTTCGGGCACGAAGGTCTTCGATTGGGTCGTGCCCCGCGAATGGAACATCACCGACGCGTACATCGCCAATGCCAGCGGCGAACGCGTGCACGAGTTTCGCGACTCCAATCTGCACGTGCTGAACTACAGCATCCCGGTGCGCAAGGTCCTGCCGCTGGAGACGCTCAGGTCGCATATCTACACGCTGCCGGATCAGCCGGATCTGGTGCCCTACCGGACCTCCTACTACGAGGAACGTTGGGGCTTCTGCATGAGCCAGCATGCACTGGACGCGCTGCCGCCCGGTGATTACACCGCCGTCGTAGAGTCCACGCTCGAAAACGGGAGTCTTACCTACGGCGAATGCGTCTTGCCCGGAGAGAGCGACGACGAAGTTCTTCTCTCGGCGCACATCTGCCATCCGTCCCTTGCCAATGACAACTGCTCGGGGCTTGCCCTCCTGACACTGCTCGCCGAGGAGCTAGCGCAGCGTCGGCGGCGATACACCTACCGCTTCCTGTTTGCGCCAGGCACGATCGGCGCGATCACTTGGCTCGCCCTCAACGAAGAGCGCGTCGGTCGCATCAAGCATGGGCTCGTGGTTTCCTGCGTCGGCGACGGCGGCGGCCCGACGTACAAAAAAAGTCGTCGCGGCGACGCGCTTATCGACCGCGCGATGATGCATGTCCTCAAGCAGAATGCCGCCGCGCCAGTCGTGCGCGACTTCAGCCCCTATGGTTATGACGAGCGACAGTATTGCTCGCCGGGGTTCAACCTTCCGGTCGGATTGTTCCAGCGAAGCGAGCACGGAACCTTTCCCGAGTATCACACCTCAGCCGATGGTCTCGGGTTGGTCGCGCCGGAGCATCTTGAGCACTCCTATCAGCTCGTGCGCACGGCGATCGACATCCTCGAGCGCGACCGCTTGATGATAAACGCGCAGCCGAAGTGCGAGCCTGCGCTCGGCGCCCGCGGCCTTTACGCGACGGTGGGAGGCGACAAGAACGCGGCGCAGAGCAACATGGCGATGTTATGGGTGCTAAACTTCAGCGATGGTGAGCATTCGCTGCTCGACATCGCCGAACGGGCCGACTTGCCTTTCGCAACGATCTGGCAAGCGGCGGAGCGGCTGAGAGGCGCCGCACTGCTCAGGGAACGGGAGCCGTCTCGCGGCTAG
- the rfbC gene encoding dTDP-4-dehydrorhamnose 3,5-epimerase: protein MRFLETKFCDAWLIEPERVHDHRGYFARTFCHREFKQRGLETAFVQHSRSLSAKAGTLRGMHYQLPPHAEVKLVSCYSGAVWDVIVDLRRASRTYRQWQAFELSAENGRQLYIPTGFAHGFQALSNDAGVNYLISSYYEPAVSTGVPYDDPAIGIEWPLPVTAISERDLSWAPLTSRETAPVP from the coding sequence ATGCGATTCCTCGAGACGAAGTTTTGCGACGCCTGGCTCATTGAACCTGAGCGCGTTCACGATCATCGCGGATACTTTGCCCGCACCTTCTGCCACCGCGAGTTCAAGCAGCGCGGGCTGGAGACGGCATTCGTTCAACACAGTCGTTCGCTGTCGGCCAAAGCAGGAACGCTGCGCGGCATGCACTACCAATTGCCGCCGCACGCCGAGGTCAAGCTCGTGAGCTGTTATTCGGGCGCCGTATGGGACGTCATCGTCGACTTGCGACGGGCGTCGAGAACATACCGCCAGTGGCAAGCATTCGAGCTGTCCGCAGAGAACGGGCGACAACTCTACATCCCGACCGGCTTCGCGCACGGATTCCAAGCGCTCAGCAACGACGCGGGCGTCAACTATCTCATCTCGTCGTATTACGAGCCGGCAGTCTCGACGGGCGTCCCCTACGACGATCCAGCGATTGGCATCGAGTGGCCGCTTCCCGTTACGGCCATCTCGGAGCGCGATTTATCGTGGGCGCCGTTGACTAGCCGCGAGACGGCTCCCGTTCCCTGA
- a CDS encoding glutamate-1-semialdehyde 2,1-aminomutase, translated as MSIRSSDMSASRRLQKRAHELIPGGCHTYAKGDDQYPQVAPPFIARGFGSHVWDIDGNEYIEYGMGNRAVGLGHAFGPVVEAAQSEMSRGCNFTRPASIEVECAETFLDLIEGAEMVKFCKSGSEATSAAVKLARAHTGRDLIAICGDHPFFSSDDWFIGTTVMNAGVPEQIKALTVTFKYNDLQSVRALFDKHPGRIAAVILEAARVDEPAPGFLHELRELCHADGTLFILDEMVTGFRWAVGGAQQAYGVVPDLSTFGKALGNGFSVSALAGRSEFMRLGGLGHFDRPRVFLLSTTHGAETHALAAAIATMRTYKNEPVIEHLIRQGERLRQQGSALVRGHGLENYVEFLGKPTCLLFATRDREGRPSQAMRTLFLQETIRRGVLMPSLVVSYSHSDEDIERTLEAIDAALAVYAKALDGGVDRFLIGPPSQPVMRSHNAAPAG; from the coding sequence GTGAGCATTCGTAGCAGCGACATGAGCGCTTCTCGGCGTCTTCAGAAGCGCGCCCACGAGCTCATCCCCGGCGGATGCCATACCTACGCGAAGGGGGACGATCAGTATCCCCAGGTCGCCCCCCCGTTCATCGCCCGCGGCTTCGGCTCCCACGTCTGGGACATCGACGGCAACGAGTACATTGAATACGGCATGGGCAATCGCGCTGTGGGCCTAGGGCACGCTTTCGGGCCGGTTGTTGAAGCGGCGCAGTCCGAAATGAGCCGCGGCTGCAATTTCACGCGCCCTGCGTCGATAGAGGTCGAGTGCGCCGAGACCTTCCTCGATCTTATCGAGGGCGCCGAGATGGTGAAGTTCTGCAAGTCCGGTTCGGAGGCGACATCGGCAGCTGTGAAACTGGCTCGCGCCCATACGGGCCGCGACCTGATCGCGATCTGCGGCGATCACCCGTTCTTCTCGAGCGATGACTGGTTCATCGGAACGACCGTAATGAACGCCGGCGTCCCCGAGCAAATCAAGGCTCTGACGGTCACCTTCAAGTACAACGATCTTCAGTCGGTTCGCGCGCTATTCGACAAACACCCTGGACGCATTGCGGCGGTGATCCTCGAGGCAGCGCGCGTTGATGAACCGGCCCCCGGATTCTTGCACGAGCTGCGGGAGCTTTGTCACGCCGATGGCACGCTATTCATTCTCGATGAGATGGTTACCGGCTTCCGCTGGGCCGTAGGCGGCGCTCAGCAAGCCTACGGCGTCGTCCCCGACCTTTCGACATTCGGCAAGGCGCTTGGCAATGGCTTCTCAGTATCCGCATTAGCCGGGCGCAGCGAGTTCATGCGCCTCGGCGGTCTCGGTCATTTCGATCGGCCTCGTGTCTTTCTGCTTTCGACCACGCACGGTGCGGAGACGCACGCTCTCGCGGCGGCGATTGCCACCATGCGCACGTACAAGAATGAGCCCGTCATCGAGCATCTCATTCGGCAGGGTGAACGCCTGCGCCAACAGGGCTCGGCTCTGGTTCGAGGGCATGGACTGGAGAACTACGTGGAGTTCCTGGGGAAGCCGACCTGCCTCCTCTTCGCCACGCGCGATCGTGAAGGACGTCCTTCTCAGGCTATGCGCACCCTGTTCCTGCAGGAGACGATCAGACGCGGCGTACTCATGCCATCGCTGGTCGTCTCCTACTCGCACTCCGATGAGGACATCGAGCGCACCCTCGAGGCCATCGATGCGGCGCTGGCTGTTTACGCCAAGGCCCTCGACGGAGGCGTTGATCGCTTCCTCATCGGACCGCCGTCACAGCCCGTCATGCGCAGCCACAATGCCGCCCCGGCGGGGTGA
- a CDS encoding class I SAM-dependent methyltransferase, translating to MNVQTKLNVSGAVAPSTGGPCRLCGEELAHDLVDLGMSPLCESFLRADQLDGVEPFFPLHAYVCDNCFLVQLKEYVSPSDIFREYAYFSSYSTTWVDHARRYCEMIKSRLGLTGDSLVVELASNDGYLLQHFLPLGVPVLGIEPAENVAESAVAKGVPTLTDFFGTRLARELTAEGRQADLIVGNNVLAQVPDLNDFVAGIAILLKPQGVVTLEFPHVAKLIDGNQFDTIYHEHFSYFSLITIVHLAAKHGLKVIDVEELPTHGGSLRVYLAHRDSAHMVTPAVDALIAREQDEGLLDVAAYQAFGEKVKRTKRELLQFLIDAKNAGKSICGYGAPGKGNTLLNYCGIGPDFLDFTVDRNPYKHGRFTPGMHIPILPVEAIEAAKPDYILILPWNLEHEIVRQMRHVAEWGAKFIVPIPTVKLIDPKELEA from the coding sequence ATGAATGTCCAAACAAAGTTGAACGTCAGCGGAGCGGTTGCGCCCTCGACTGGCGGACCTTGCCGCCTGTGCGGCGAGGAGCTCGCACACGATTTGGTCGACCTCGGCATGTCTCCGCTGTGCGAGAGTTTCTTGCGCGCGGATCAGTTGGACGGGGTCGAGCCCTTCTTTCCGCTGCACGCTTATGTCTGCGACAACTGCTTCCTTGTGCAGCTGAAAGAGTACGTCAGCCCGAGCGACATATTCCGAGAGTACGCATACTTCTCATCGTACTCCACGACTTGGGTCGATCACGCGCGGCGCTACTGCGAGATGATCAAGTCGCGGCTCGGCCTCACGGGCGACAGCCTCGTGGTAGAGCTGGCAAGCAACGACGGCTATCTTTTGCAGCACTTCCTGCCGCTGGGCGTGCCGGTGCTAGGCATCGAGCCGGCGGAGAACGTTGCCGAAAGCGCGGTCGCCAAAGGTGTCCCGACGCTCACCGATTTCTTTGGTACACGCCTCGCACGTGAGCTCACCGCCGAGGGGCGCCAAGCCGACCTCATCGTCGGCAACAACGTTCTCGCCCAGGTTCCGGACCTTAATGACTTCGTCGCGGGCATCGCCATCCTGCTCAAGCCCCAAGGCGTCGTGACCCTCGAATTTCCGCACGTCGCCAAACTGATCGACGGGAACCAGTTCGACACCATCTACCACGAGCACTTCTCGTACTTCTCGCTCATCACAATCGTGCACCTGGCTGCCAAGCATGGCTTGAAGGTCATCGACGTCGAGGAATTGCCGACGCATGGCGGATCCTTGCGGGTATATCTCGCGCACCGCGACTCCGCGCATATGGTCACTCCCGCCGTCGACGCGCTCATCGCGCGCGAGCAGGACGAAGGCCTACTCGACGTCGCCGCCTATCAGGCGTTCGGCGAAAAGGTGAAAAGGACCAAGCGCGAGCTGTTGCAGTTTCTCATCGACGCCAAGAACGCCGGCAAGTCCATCTGCGGGTACGGCGCGCCGGGCAAGGGCAACACGCTCCTCAATTACTGCGGCATCGGTCCCGACTTCCTCGACTTCACGGTCGACCGCAATCCATACAAGCACGGCCGGTTCACGCCTGGAATGCACATTCCGATCCTGCCGGTCGAGGCGATCGAAGCTGCAAAGCCAGACTACATCCTCATCCTTCCATGGAACTTGGAGCACGAGATCGTACGGCAGATGCGGCATGTGGCGGAGTGGGGCGCCAAGTTCATCGTTCCGATACCCACCGTGAAACTCATCGATCCTAAGGAGCTGGAGGCATGA
- a CDS encoding glucose-1-phosphate cytidylyltransferase has product MKVVLFCGGLGTRIREYSENIPKPMVPVGNCPILMHLMQYYSQYGHRDFVLCLGYKANTIKEYFLNYKPQNHLDCVVTGFGSNVELLGKVESEWRVTLLDTGMWRNIGQRLWAVRDHVKNEPMFLANYSDGLADLNLDHMVETFKKSGKIACFLAVRPPLTYHLVDMGEDGSVAAFHSSDRSDIWINGGYFIMRPEIFDYMREGEELVLEPFSRLIADNQLMAYRHESFWRSMDTLRDRQILEDLVERGEMPWCKAENLSLKPATLAI; this is encoded by the coding sequence ATGAAGGTCGTCCTATTCTGCGGCGGTCTTGGCACCCGCATCCGCGAGTATTCCGAGAACATTCCCAAACCGATGGTACCGGTCGGCAATTGCCCGATCCTGATGCATCTGATGCAGTACTATAGCCAGTACGGGCATCGGGACTTCGTGTTGTGCCTTGGATACAAGGCGAACACCATCAAAGAGTACTTTCTCAACTACAAGCCGCAGAACCATCTCGACTGCGTGGTAACGGGCTTTGGCTCGAACGTTGAGCTGCTTGGCAAAGTGGAGTCCGAGTGGCGCGTCACCCTGCTGGATACCGGCATGTGGCGCAACATTGGGCAACGCCTTTGGGCGGTTCGCGATCACGTCAAGAACGAGCCAATGTTCCTCGCCAATTACAGCGACGGGCTGGCGGATTTGAACCTCGATCACATGGTCGAGACGTTCAAGAAGAGCGGCAAGATCGCGTGCTTCCTCGCTGTGCGGCCCCCGCTTACCTACCATCTCGTGGATATGGGAGAGGACGGCTCTGTCGCCGCCTTCCATTCATCCGATCGCTCCGACATCTGGATCAACGGCGGCTACTTCATCATGCGGCCGGAGATCTTCGACTATATGCGCGAGGGCGAGGAGTTGGTACTCGAACCCTTCAGCCGGCTGATCGCCGACAACCAGCTCATGGCCTACCGGCACGAGAGCTTCTGGCGTTCCATGGATACGCTACGAGATCGGCAGATCCTGGAGGATCTTGTCGAACGTGGTGAAATGCCCTGGTGCAAGGCCGAGAATTTGAGCCTCAAGCCGGCAACGCTGGCGATCTGA
- a CDS encoding PIG-L deacetylase family protein — MLGLGLVRAGAPIRVLCLGAHSDDIEIGAGGTILNWIENGIALDVRWVVFSAPGARAEEATKSADGFLKGASHREISLYEFRDGYFPFQAALKDCFEELKRGAAPDVILTHRRDDAHQDHRQVAQLTWNSFRDHLILEYEIPKWDGDLGRPNLYQPLRQATLERKIELLNEHFATQRSKDWFDPETFRALARLRGMESRAPERAAEAFVLSKAVLA, encoded by the coding sequence ATGCTTGGACTGGGTTTAGTCAGAGCGGGTGCGCCGATCCGGGTATTGTGCCTCGGCGCGCATTCGGATGACATCGAGATCGGTGCCGGGGGTACGATCCTCAACTGGATCGAGAACGGCATCGCTCTGGACGTGCGTTGGGTCGTGTTCAGCGCGCCGGGGGCGCGTGCAGAGGAAGCCACAAAGTCGGCCGACGGATTCCTAAAGGGTGCCTCGCACCGCGAGATTTCACTCTACGAGTTCCGCGACGGTTATTTCCCGTTTCAGGCAGCGCTCAAAGACTGCTTCGAGGAGCTCAAGCGGGGTGCCGCGCCCGACGTGATCCTTACGCATCGCCGTGACGACGCGCACCAGGACCATCGCCAAGTCGCGCAGCTGACCTGGAACTCGTTCCGCGACCACCTCATCCTCGAGTACGAGATACCGAAGTGGGACGGAGACCTCGGCCGGCCGAATCTTTACCAGCCGCTGAGGCAGGCGACGTTGGAGCGCAAAATAGAACTGCTGAACGAGCACTTCGCCACGCAGCGCTCGAAAGACTGGTTCGATCCGGAGACATTCCGCGCGCTGGCGCGCTTGAGAGGCATGGAGAGCAGGGCGCCGGAGCGTGCCGCAGAGGCCTTTGTGCTGTCGAAGGCCGTCCTGGCGTGA